In the Oryzias latipes chromosome 9, ASM223467v1 genome, one interval contains:
- the LOC101158031 gene encoding protein SET has protein sequence MSASAAKASKKELNSNHDGADETSEKEQQEAIEHIDEVQNEIDRLNEQASEEILKVEQKYNKLRQPFFQKRSELIAKIPNFWVTTFVNHPQVSALLGEEDEEALHYLSRVEVTEFEDIKSGYRIDFYFDENPYFENKVLSKEFHLNESGDPSSKSTEIKWKSGKDLTKRSSQTQNKAGRKRQHEEPESFFTWFTDHADAGADELGEVIKDDIWPNPLQYYLVPDMDDEEGEGEEEEEDEEGLEDIDEEGDEDGEEDEEDDGEDGEDDEGEDD, from the exons ATGTCTGCCTCGGCGGCGAAAGCCAGTAAAAAGGAGCTGAACTCGAACCATGACGGAGCGGACGAGACCTCCG AGAAAGAGCAGCAAGAAGCTATTGAACACATCGACGAAGTTCAAAATGAAATCGACAG GTTGAATGAGCAGGCCAGCGAAGAGATTCTGAAAGTAGAACAGAAGTACAACAAACTCCGTCAGCCATTCTTTCAGAAAAGGTCAGAACTGATCGCCAAAATCCCAAACTTCTGGGTCACCACATTTGTCAACCATCCACAAG TATCTGCCCTGCTCggggaggaagatgaggaagcGCTTCATTACCTGAGCAGAGTGGAGGTGACGGAGTTTGAAGACATCAAGTCAGGCTACAGAATAGATTTT tattttgATGAAAACCCatactttgaaaacaaagtCCTTTCCAAAGAATTTCATCTGAATGAGAGCGGAGACCCGTCTTCAAAGTCGACAGAAATCAAATGGAAGTCAGGAAAG GACCTGACCAAGCGTTCCAGTCAGACACAGAACAAAGCCGGCAGGAAGAGGCAACACGAAGAACCCGAGAGCTTCTTCACCTGGTTCACCGATCACGCGGATGCTGGCGCCGACGAGCTCGGGGAGGTCATCAAGGACGACATCTGGCCGAACCCTCTGCAGTACTACTTG GTTCCTGATATGGATGATGAGGAGGGTGAaggggaggaagaagaggaggatgaggaaggtCTGGAGGACATAGATGAAGAAGGAGATgaagatggagaggaggacGAAGAGGATGATGGAGAAGATGGGGAG GATGATGAAGGGGAAGACGACTGA
- the LOC110015676 gene encoding protein cereblon isoform X1, producing the protein MARARTIFVHALRVQLLWLLRCQLARPCEQRSSSDTSVLCRACGQELASGADIRFVPSRLALSTRNDTLVNGRRVNVQLFENPHGVQFEVVTFRKADVTQHWPADERFSWFPGFSWTVATCPRCRSHVGWAFQPAERTDTKSEESSTFVALIAQQILTEEFASSLLMTPKSFVS; encoded by the exons ATGGCACGCGCGAGGACCATCTTTGTCCACGCGCTCAGAGTGCAGCTGCTGTGGCTCCTGCGCTGCCAGCTCGCGCGCCCGTGcgagcagaggagcagctccGACACGTCCGTGCTCTGCAGGGCCTGCGGACAGGAGCTGGCCTCCGGGGCCGACATCCGCTTCGTCCCCAGCCGGCTGGCCCTGTCCACGCGCAACGACACGCTGGTGAACGGGCGGCGGGTGAACGTGCAGCTGTTCGAGAACCCCCACGGGGTCCAGTTCGAGGTGGTGACGTTCAGAAAGGCAGACGTCACCCAACACTGGCCGGCGGACGAGCGCTTCTCCTGGTTCCCCGGGTTCTCGTGGACTGTGGCCACGTGCCCCAGGTGTAGGTCTCATGTAG GCTGGGCCTTCCAGCCGGCGGAACGGACAGACACAAAGTCTGAGGAGTCCAGCACCTTTGTGGCTTTGATCGCACAGCAAATCCTGACTGAAGAGTTCGCTTCAAGTCTCCTCATGACACCCAAGTCTTTTGTGAGCTGA
- the LOC110015676 gene encoding protein cereblon isoform X2: MARARTIFVHALRVQLLWLLRCQLARPCEQRSSSDTSVLCRACGQELASGADIRFVPSRLALSTRNDTLVNGRRVNVQLFENPHGVQFEVVTFRKADVTQHWPADERFSWFPGFSWTVATCPRCRSHAGPSSRRNGQTQSLRSPAPLWL; encoded by the exons ATGGCACGCGCGAGGACCATCTTTGTCCACGCGCTCAGAGTGCAGCTGCTGTGGCTCCTGCGCTGCCAGCTCGCGCGCCCGTGcgagcagaggagcagctccGACACGTCCGTGCTCTGCAGGGCCTGCGGACAGGAGCTGGCCTCCGGGGCCGACATCCGCTTCGTCCCCAGCCGGCTGGCCCTGTCCACGCGCAACGACACGCTGGTGAACGGGCGGCGGGTGAACGTGCAGCTGTTCGAGAACCCCCACGGGGTCCAGTTCGAGGTGGTGACGTTCAGAAAGGCAGACGTCACCCAACACTGGCCGGCGGACGAGCGCTTCTCCTGGTTCCCCGGGTTCTCGTGGACTGTGGCCACGTGCCCCAGGTGTAGGTCTCAT GCTGGGCCTTCCAGCCGGCGGAACGGACAGACACAAAGTCTGAGGAGTCCAGCACCTTTGTGGCTTTGA